Proteins from a single region of Aquirhabdus parva:
- a CDS encoding LysE family translocator, which translates to MFDIQNYGSFIAAIMIFQLIPGPATFAILSATSKNGLSAGFAAVVGTLLGDLCFMIAAVVGLAAIMQANPVIFQGLQWFGAAYLLWMGFQLLSTNEQTSSTRPEPVKSAWVYFRQAFAVCMTNPKAVLFFVAFFPLFLHPESSRLTLLIMMLHVTILSFLYQAGLVLTGNQIAIRLKPVPSAGKIASRIAGAALICFAVKLAIHNL; encoded by the coding sequence ATGTTCGATATTCAAAACTACGGCAGCTTTATTGCCGCAATCATGATTTTCCAATTGATCCCTGGCCCTGCAACATTCGCTATCTTAAGTGCAACATCTAAAAATGGATTAAGCGCAGGATTTGCAGCAGTCGTTGGGACGTTACTGGGTGATTTATGTTTTATGATTGCCGCAGTTGTCGGTTTGGCCGCAATCATGCAAGCCAATCCCGTCATCTTCCAAGGACTTCAGTGGTTTGGTGCGGCTTATTTATTGTGGATGGGGTTTCAGCTTCTAAGCACGAATGAGCAAACTTCATCTACTCGCCCCGAGCCTGTGAAATCGGCTTGGGTCTATTTTAGACAAGCATTTGCCGTGTGTATGACAAATCCCAAGGCAGTTTTGTTCTTCGTTGCCTTTTTTCCTCTATTTTTGCACCCAGAGTCATCACGTTTGACGTTATTGATTATGATGTTGCATGTAACAATTTTGAGTTTTCTTTATCAGGCAGGTCTAGTACTGACTGGCAATCAAATTGCGATTCGTTTGAAGCCCGTTCCTTCAGCAGGCAAAATCGCCAGCAGGATTGCTGGCGCTGCGCTGATTTGTTTTGCCGTGAAACTTGCGATTCATAATTTGTAA
- a CDS encoding solute carrier family 23 protein, whose product MATKWFPDWSIRPAHQDGQVIATDERLPWPQTLLMGLQHTFAMFGATVLAPLLMGFDPNLMIFISGFGTLLFFLLVGGRVPSYLGSSFAVIGAVIAVTGYAGQGINPNLGIALGGTIACGLLYALIGLVVMAVGTHWVERLMPPVVTGAVVMAIGLNLAPIAVKDVSGSDFDTIMALITVLSISGFAIFTRGLVQRLLILLGLIVSYMVYILLANGLGFGQPIDFAGVAHAAWFGVPQFSQPVFDLNAMIMIAPVAIILVAENLGHIKAVSAMTGQNLDPYIGRAFFADGLSTTLSGSVGGTAMTTYAENIGVMAATRVYSSLVFVAAAGVAIFLGLSPKFGALIHTIPASILGGTAIVVFGLIAVAGARIWIQNKVDFSDNCNLLVAAVTLVCGAGNFSFHIAHFNLGGIGTATFIAIALYALLNWRANSTSKSKAASNHPVVS is encoded by the coding sequence ATGGCAACAAAATGGTTCCCTGATTGGAGCATCCGTCCAGCGCATCAAGATGGCCAAGTCATCGCTACAGATGAACGCTTACCATGGCCACAAACCCTACTTATGGGACTACAGCATACCTTTGCAATGTTTGGTGCGACAGTACTCGCTCCCCTGCTAATGGGCTTTGACCCCAATCTCATGATCTTTATCTCTGGTTTCGGCACTTTATTATTTTTTCTACTTGTCGGTGGCCGTGTTCCGAGTTATTTAGGATCAAGCTTTGCTGTGATTGGTGCGGTCATTGCGGTCACAGGATACGCTGGGCAAGGTATAAACCCTAATCTCGGCATTGCATTAGGCGGAACGATTGCTTGCGGACTTTTATATGCACTCATTGGGCTCGTCGTGATGGCAGTTGGTACTCATTGGGTCGAGCGTCTTATGCCACCTGTTGTGACTGGCGCTGTCGTGATGGCCATCGGTTTAAATTTAGCACCGATTGCGGTAAAAGATGTGTCTGGATCAGATTTTGATACCATCATGGCACTTATTACCGTGCTGTCCATTAGCGGTTTCGCGATCTTCACTCGTGGACTGGTACAACGATTGCTCATTTTACTGGGGCTCATTGTCTCTTATATGGTTTACATCTTATTAGCCAATGGACTTGGTTTTGGTCAACCTATAGACTTCGCTGGTGTAGCACACGCTGCTTGGTTTGGAGTTCCACAATTTAGCCAACCTGTATTTGATCTCAATGCCATGATCATGATTGCGCCGGTTGCGATTATTCTGGTCGCAGAAAATCTTGGTCACATCAAAGCGGTTAGCGCGATGACTGGACAAAATCTCGATCCCTATATCGGTCGTGCTTTTTTTGCAGATGGTTTATCAACGACTCTTTCTGGCTCGGTTGGGGGTACAGCGATGACCACCTATGCAGAAAACATTGGCGTGATGGCGGCAACACGCGTCTACTCAAGCCTTGTCTTTGTCGCAGCTGCTGGAGTAGCAATTTTTCTGGGACTCTCCCCTAAATTTGGCGCCCTGATTCATACCATCCCTGCATCCATTCTAGGGGGAACTGCAATTGTGGTGTTCGGTTTAATCGCTGTTGCAGGTGCCCGAATTTGGATTCAGAACAAGGTTGATTTTAGTGATAATTGTAATCTCCTTGTCGCCGCAGTGACTCTGGTTTGCGGTGCAGGTAATTTTTCCTTTCACATCGCTCATTTTAATCTGGGTGGGATTGGCACGGCGACATTTATTGCCATTGCCTTATATGCCCTGTTGAATTGGCGCGCCAATAGCACGAGTAAAAGTAAAGCAGCATCTAATCACCCCGTAGTCTCATAA
- the rutR gene encoding HTH-type transcriptional regulator RutR, producing the protein MDNNELNESQSGVAAAKPVRAMTKKKLVKADSSAQADGTESSSLSPSRRQRSVELKTKAIKDSALAVFSMYGFHGSSLEQIAELAGVSKANLLYYFSSKDDLYLYVLRDILAVWMAPFEALSADQDAVSSIKEYIKQKLEVSRDYPQASRLFCLEMIQGAPLLKSLLEGKLRKQVREKAKVIKAWSDAGQIAPIDPFHLIFTLWATTQHYADFHVQIEAITGKTLDNDRFLKSTVENIQSLIINGLRPRSE; encoded by the coding sequence ATGGACAATAATGAGTTAAACGAATCGCAATCTGGAGTGGCTGCTGCTAAACCGGTACGAGCCATGACCAAAAAAAAATTAGTAAAGGCTGATAGTTCAGCGCAAGCGGATGGTACTGAGTCGAGCTCTTTATCACCGTCTCGTCGTCAACGTTCAGTTGAACTCAAGACGAAAGCGATTAAAGATTCTGCGTTAGCTGTTTTTTCAATGTATGGATTCCATGGGAGTAGTCTCGAACAGATTGCTGAACTCGCAGGGGTTTCCAAAGCAAATCTGCTGTATTACTTCTCATCCAAAGATGATCTATACCTGTACGTACTTAGAGACATTTTAGCGGTTTGGATGGCGCCTTTTGAAGCGCTGTCTGCAGATCAGGATGCAGTATCATCCATTAAAGAATATATCAAACAAAAACTGGAAGTTTCGCGTGATTATCCGCAGGCTTCACGTTTGTTCTGTTTAGAAATGATTCAAGGCGCACCACTTTTGAAATCACTGCTTGAAGGTAAGTTGCGCAAGCAGGTTCGGGAGAAAGCCAAAGTGATTAAGGCCTGGAGTGATGCTGGTCAAATTGCACCGATTGACCCATTCCATTTGATCTTTACCTTATGGGCAACCACGCAGCATTATGCTGATTTCCATGTTCAAATCGAAGCGATCACTGGAAAAACACTCGATAATGATCGCTTTCTGAAAAGCACAGTAGAGAATATTCAATCTTTAATCATTAATGGTTTACGTCCGCGTAGCGAGTAA